From Synechococcales cyanobacterium T60_A2020_003:
CTTGCTGAAATCAGGGGCGATCGCCATTATTAGAACAGTGACGATTTTCAGGAACTCCAACCTCCGAATGATGCAATTCGGGGGTTTCTTTCTGGGTAGTGCATTTTAGTGCGGGGCAGAGGAAAAGGGGGTGTTCCCTTCCTTCGGCTTCGGTTGCCATTGCGGACCTTCCACGAATTGACGGCCACAGTCCCGACCCTTGTAATTTTGCTTCCCCCGATGGCTGGTGCCGTTCTTGGAGATATCGTGAGACCCACAGGTCGGACAGGTCATCTCGATGGTCATGCGCTGGTCTCCCCGGTTATGGTGGTGGTGTAGCCTAATGTTCCTCTGTCCCGTGCATTAATGCACTACCCATCATTCCAGGATGGAGATGATCGCTTTACAATAGATCACCATCTGACGTATTGCGTATAGGCAAAGCTGAGATGACGACACCCGATGAATATCGCCAGCGGCGCGATCGCCTCATGGAAAAAATTGGACAGGGTACTGCTATTTTTCGCAGTGCGCCCATGGCCGTAATGCACAACGACGTAGAGTATAACTTTCGTCAGGATAGCGATTTTTACTACCTCACCGGATTCAACGAGCCGGAAGCGGTGGCTGTGCTAGCGCCTCACCACGAGGAACATCGGTTTGTGCTGTTCGTCCAGCCTAAAGACTTGCTCAAAGAAACCTGGACGGGGTATCGCGTCGGCGTGGAGGCAGCCAAAGAACGGTTTGGCGCGGATAGGGTCTACTCGATTGAAGAACTCCATGAGCAGCTTCCCCAGTACGTCAGTAAAGCCGATCGGATCTATTACCATCTAGGACGCGATCGCGCCTTTAATCAAACGATTCTAGACCTGTGGCAAACGCTGTTACGAGTCTATCCCAAACATGGCCTAGGCCCCGTTGCTATTGAAGATCCGGCTCCCACTCTCCACGCACTTCGCCAGATCAAGAGCGCGGCGGAAGTCGAGAAGATGCGCCAAGCCGCCCAGATTTCGGTGGACGCCCATCAGCGAGCATGGAAGTTTGCCAAAGCGGGCGTCTATGAGTATCAAGTCCAGGCCGAACTGGAACATACCTTTTTGCTCAGCGGTGCAGCGGGCTCCGCCTACCCATCCATCGTGGCATCGGGGCCAAATGCCTGCATTCTCCACTACACCGAGAATACGCGACAGATGCAAGACGGGGACTTGCTCTTGATTGATGCCGGGTGCGCTTACCAATACTACAACGCCGACATTACCCGCACCTTTCCGATTAGCCGCAAGTTCACCCCTGAACAGCGAGCTTTATACGAGATCGTACTCGAATCCCAAAAACAGGCGATCGCCCAAGTGCAGCCGGGAAATCCCTACAACAGTATGCACGATACGGCGGTTAGCGTCATTGTGGATGGTCTCTTAGATCTGGGGTTACTGCAAGGCGACAAAGAAGAGATCCTCAAAGAGGAGAAGTATAAGCCTTTCTACATGCACCGCACGGGGCATTGGCTGGGGTTAGATGTCCATGATGTCGGGGTCTATCAGCATGGCGAAACCCCCCATCCCTTTGAGGCAGGACAGGTGGTGACGGTGGAGCCGGGAATCTATATTTCTCCACGAATTGTTCCTGCCGAGGGACAGCCTGAGGTGGATCCGCGTTGGCACGGTATTGGGATCCGCATTGAAGATGATGTGCTGGTGACGAGTGCTGGAAATGAGGTGTTGACCGCAGGTGTACCGAAGGAGATTGCCGATTTAGAAGAGTAGAGAAGGGATGCAAATCCGGTTAATCAACCTATAGCAACAAAAGGGTGGGTTAGGACGGGTGAAGGGGTTTCACCCCTGCGTGAGGGCGCAGCCCCCACCCCCCTTTGTCCTAACTAACTCGTCCACTGCTATATGATCAATTCCAGGCGCGTAGGGGCGGGTTTTGCAATCAAACTCTGATACAGAGCAAGGTCTATCGGCTAAACCCGCCCGTACCCATTCAAGGATCAATAACCCTGCATAGTATGAATATTCTGGTAGAGTCCTATGCCTATGCGATCGCCCATTCTGATGAACTCCTAACTGCGTTTGTTGAGCATGGGCAGCTTGTCGCCATTCCCCTCAGCATTGCGCTGATTTTGGGAATTCCCCTAGGGTTTTGGAGTGCGCGATCGCCCCTCGCGTCCCAAATTTTGACCAATGGCTTTAATGGCCTGCGCGTTATCCCCAGTATTGCCATCTTATTTTTAGCGATTCCCTATTTTGGTCTTAGTTTTCAGTCAGCGGCGATCGCCCTCACCATTCTGGCCATCCCACCGATTTTGATTAATACGGACGTTGCCTTTCGAACGATTGACCCAACGGTGCGGGAAGCGGCTATGGGTATGGGTATGAATCCGGCACAACGAGTGCAGCAGATTGAGATTCCCCTGGCGTTTCCCGTTATTTTGGCAGGCATTAAAACGGCAACGGTAGAAGTGATTGCAAGTGCCACCCTGGCTGCCTTCATCGGTGCAGGAGGATTGGGCACCTTTATCGTGCTGGGCTTTTCCCTATATGACAATGCCGTATTGCTCGTCGGCGCGATTCCGGTGGCACTCCTCGCCCTCAGCGTTGAGGCGTTGCTAAGCCTTGTCCACAACTGGGTACAGCCGCCCCGCTAGGAGGTAAATCAGCAGGTTATGCTCACTCTTCGTCAGGATAGACCCACTGCGGCGGCTCCGAGGCTTTTGCCAAAATCTTTTTGCGGACAGCCTCATCGGCGATCGCCAACATATCGTCTAGCGAAGTCGTATTAATAAACTGCGATGCCTGCTGACGATACTCCGCATTGGGGCAATCATCGCCGAGAACACACCCGTTTACACAGTCCACTTCACAATTCACATTAGCCCGATCCATGCTGGTATTCTCCTCGTATACGTTGACGACTCAGATCGTGAGTATGCGTCATCTAGCTTGAACTGTTTAAAGTGTACAAGCTCAGTTTAAGTGTTACAAAGTTGTAACGTTTCTGGATGGGATGAAGAGTTCTCGTTTTCTATAATTCCAGCGTTGCCAGCCCCAAATAGCGGATACCTGTTGGGGTAATTTCAAACCGACAGGGCAAGACTTGAAGTCCTTTAGCCATACCCTCTCGCAACAGTTGACCGTAAAGTGGATCGGCACTGTCGCCTGGGGAGAAGCGATCGCAATCCGCCCGGTTGATAAAGTACAGCATGACGGCTTTGGCATCTGGCAATAGATCGGTCAGCTCTCGCAAATGCTTTTGTCCACGGGTGGTCACGGTGTCGGGGAATAGCGTCTTGGTTCCCTGTGCCCAGGTGGTGTTTTTGACTTCGACGTAGATGGGCGGTACGTCATCGGCTCCGGTGAGTAGAAAATCAATGCGACTTTTGCGATCGCGCCCGTAGGCAACTTCCCGTTGCAGGCGATCGTATTGGCTCAGTTCGGGAATCACACGGTGGGTGAGTGCCGACTCCACCACCCGGTTAGGCAATGCCGTATTTACCCCCACCCAAGTCGGCACCGTGTCATGAACTTCAATCAACTCCCACGTATAGGGCAACTTGCGGGTGGGGTTATCGCTACGGGACACCATCACCCGATTGCCAGGGCTATACACTCCGGTCATGGGGCCTGTATTGGGACAGTGCGCCGTAATGATTTCGCCTGTTTCCAGTTCGATATCCGCAAAAAATCGTTTGTAACGCTTGATCAGTGTCCCTGCATACAGCTCAGGGTAGGGATAGTGCCAGGTGGTCATGCCAGTTCAGTAATACGAGTCAACGGGAGTTCTCTATTCTAGAACCGACGATTCGTTAGAGGAAGAGCTGAAGACGTTGAGGCTTGCCACTGCTACAAGCCAAACTTATGACCCCCATAACTATTTTTGTGGCCATCGCTGTTGAACGAGACTGAAATAGGTCATCGTATTAAGTCTATAAATAACAGAGCTTGCATTTTCTTTTATCTATAAAAGATGGCGACCTTGGATCGTTAAGACTCTAGTTTGGGTCGGGCTGTTGAGCCAAGATGCCATCGAGCCTTTATTTTTAGCTGAGCAGATAAACAGATGCTTACCTTTTCTTGGCTAGTGCTACTGATCGCAGCTTGCGGCTTGATGGTTCTCGGTAGATGGTTGGCTCCCAAAGATGACGTTTACGCGATCGCTGTTTGCAGCGTTAGTGTTCTCCTAGGGCTTTGGGGATTGGCGATCGCGCCCATCTCCATTCCAATCGTCTTAGGGTTACTCACACTGGGATGGATACAGGTCAAGACCGTCAACAGCCAAGCTGGAGGTTAGTTCTGCTCATCGCAACTGACGGGGGGCTTGGGACAGGGTGCAAACAGGTCTCACCCAACGTCTCCCATCCCAATTGGCTTAACGGTTGCTATGAATCCAGTTCAGCAGTTTAAGACACAAGCTTTGCTTTGCTGCCTGACTACCACCCGTTTTTGATTCAGTTAGTAGGTTATGGTTTCGAATTTATTGACGACTTCAGCAAACATGGATGGAATCGATGCTTGGCCCTTGCCAGTGTCGTTGTTAGCAATAACCCCCGAAGCCGAATATGGCTCATTCGTGATGGCAGGTGTACTCCTGACCTTAGTGGTCATCTATCTCATGAGCAAGTTAGGAGGCGAACTTTCGAAGCGTCTTGATTTGCCTCCAGTTCTAGGAGAACTCGTCGGTGGGGTATTGGTTGGAATTTCGGCGTTGCATCTATTGGTCTTTCCAGAGACAGGCGCAACCGCAAGTGACTCTATGATCATGACCGCCCTGCAATGGTTAGGAAACCTAGATGCGGAGGCCGTGACCCACATTTTCCAAAGCCAGAGTGAGGTGATCTCTGTCCTGGCTGAGTTGGGCGTCATTGTGCTCCTCTTTGAGATTGGCCTAGAGTCGGATCTTCGCGAACTGGGCAAAGTTGGCTATCAGGCAGCAATTGCGGCGGTGGTCGGTGTGGCGGCTCCCTTTGCCCTAGGGACGATTGGCTTGGTTACCCTGTTCCATGCGCCTGTGATTCCCTCGATCTTTGCTGGAGCCGCTCTAACGGCAACGAGCATTGGTATTACCTCCAAGGTTTTGTCTGAGCTCGGTCATTTAAAATCGACCGAAGGCCAAATTATCGTTGGCGCAGCCGTCATGGATGATGTGTTGGGCATTATCGTGCTGGCCGTCGTTGCCAGTTTGGCGAAAACGGGTGAGGTGGATCTGTGGAATGTGGTTTATCTCATCGCGAGTGCCACAGCCTTTTTGCTGGGTTCAGTGCTCCTGGGTAAGTTTTTCAACCAAGGCTTTGTGGCGATCGCAGACAAGCTGCAAACCCGAGGTGCATTGCTTGTTCCAGCCTTCACGTTTGCGCTTTTGATGGCGTTTCTTGCTAATGTCATTCATTTAGAAGCGATTCTGGGAGCCTTTGCCGCTGGGTTAGTGTTGGATGAAACCGACAAGCGCAAAGAACTTGATCAGCAAGTGATGCCGATTGCGGATATTCTGGTTCCGATCTTTTTTGTCACCGTCGGTGCAAAAGCAGACCTCAGCGTCCTTAACCCAGCCGTCGCTGAAAACCGAGCAGGACTCATCATCGCGACTTTCTTAATTGCAGTGGCGATTGTGGGCAAGGTCATCACTGGTTGGGTAGTGTTTGGTAAGCCAGGGGTCAATCGTCTGGCGATCGGGATTGGCATGATTCCGAGGGGGGAAGTGGGCTTGGTGTTTGCGGGTATCGGGTCTGCGAGTGGCGTATTGGATAAGCCATTGGAAGCGGCCATTATCGTCATGGTGATCTTAACCACCTTCTTGGCTCCGCCCCTGTTGCAGTGGGCCTTGAAAGGATCGGGTGAATCTAAACCAGAACCGCTACCTGCAACCGAGTAGTCCTTACGCGTTTGGCGTTGCTGATTTCAGGCATGGATTGGGACGCAAACTCTCGGAGAAATCCTTCAACGTTTTGCAGAATCATGCTGTGATCCGGCAACGCCTTTGAACATATTCCCCGACTCTAACGCGCGATCGCCAATCCTGTTTTGGCATCAAACAGGTGGATCTTATCCGGAGCGATCGCTAGCCAAATCACGTCTCCCAACCCAACCGGAGCATCGGGCGGCACCCGGACTTGAATAGTGGGTGCATTAACTGCCGCCACATCGGGATCGGCAAATCGCCCAGCCAGGTAGGTTTCACTGCCCAGCGCCTCGACCCGCTCTACCCGGACGGGCAAGTTTTTAGGCGCAGGCAGGCTCAGGTGTAAATGCTCTGGACGAATGCCCATCGTTACCGTCTGCCCGTCGTATCGTGCCAGAGCCTCTGCCCACACTTCCGGGAGCGTCAGGCGAAACTGCGCATGGGTCACCAGCAGTGGTGCTTTGATCTGGACGGGCATCATATTCATGGGTAATGTGCCAATGAACTCTGCCACAAATTGATTGATGGGATAGTTATATAACTCCAGCGGCGTCGCAACTTGTTGGATTTGTCCCGCGTTCATCACCGCAATGCGATCGCCCATCGTCATCGCTTCGGTCTGATCGTGGGTGACATAAATGGTGGTGATCCCCAACTTACGCTGGAGGTTGACGATCTGCGCCCGAGTTTCAATCCGCAGCTTGGCATCCAGGTTCGAGAGCGGTTCATCCATGAGGAATACGGCTGGATTACGCGCCATCGCCCGCCCCAAGGCCACCCGCTGCTTTTGACCTCCCGAAAGCTGCTTCGGGAGGCGATCGA
This genomic window contains:
- a CDS encoding aminopeptidase P N-terminal domain-containing protein, with protein sequence MTTPDEYRQRRDRLMEKIGQGTAIFRSAPMAVMHNDVEYNFRQDSDFYYLTGFNEPEAVAVLAPHHEEHRFVLFVQPKDLLKETWTGYRVGVEAAKERFGADRVYSIEELHEQLPQYVSKADRIYYHLGRDRAFNQTILDLWQTLLRVYPKHGLGPVAIEDPAPTLHALRQIKSAAEVEKMRQAAQISVDAHQRAWKFAKAGVYEYQVQAELEHTFLLSGAAGSAYPSIVASGPNACILHYTENTRQMQDGDLLLIDAGCAYQYYNADITRTFPISRKFTPEQRALYEIVLESQKQAIAQVQPGNPYNSMHDTAVSVIVDGLLDLGLLQGDKEEILKEEKYKPFYMHRTGHWLGLDVHDVGVYQHGETPHPFEAGQVVTVEPGIYISPRIVPAEGQPEVDPRWHGIGIRIEDDVLVTSAGNEVLTAGVPKEIADLEE
- a CDS encoding ABC transporter permease produces the protein MNILVESYAYAIAHSDELLTAFVEHGQLVAIPLSIALILGIPLGFWSARSPLASQILTNGFNGLRVIPSIAILFLAIPYFGLSFQSAAIALTILAIPPILINTDVAFRTIDPTVREAAMGMGMNPAQRVQQIEIPLAFPVILAGIKTATVEVIASATLAAFIGAGGLGTFIVLGFSLYDNAVLLVGAIPVALLALSVEALLSLVHNWVQPPR
- the sfsA gene encoding DNA/RNA nuclease SfsA, which codes for MTTWHYPYPELYAGTLIKRYKRFFADIELETGEIITAHCPNTGPMTGVYSPGNRVMVSRSDNPTRKLPYTWELIEVHDTVPTWVGVNTALPNRVVESALTHRVIPELSQYDRLQREVAYGRDRKSRIDFLLTGADDVPPIYVEVKNTTWAQGTKTLFPDTVTTRGQKHLRELTDLLPDAKAVMLYFINRADCDRFSPGDSADPLYGQLLREGMAKGLQVLPCRFEITPTGIRYLGLATLEL
- a CDS encoding cation:proton antiporter encodes the protein MVSNLLTTSANMDGIDAWPLPVSLLAITPEAEYGSFVMAGVLLTLVVIYLMSKLGGELSKRLDLPPVLGELVGGVLVGISALHLLVFPETGATASDSMIMTALQWLGNLDAEAVTHIFQSQSEVISVLAELGVIVLLFEIGLESDLRELGKVGYQAAIAAVVGVAAPFALGTIGLVTLFHAPVIPSIFAGAALTATSIGITSKVLSELGHLKSTEGQIIVGAAVMDDVLGIIVLAVVASLAKTGEVDLWNVVYLIASATAFLLGSVLLGKFFNQGFVAIADKLQTRGALLVPAFTFALLMAFLANVIHLEAILGAFAAGLVLDETDKRKELDQQVMPIADILVPIFFVTVGAKADLSVLNPAVAENRAGLIIATFLIAVAIVGKVITGWVVFGKPGVNRLAIGIGMIPRGEVGLVFAGIGSASGVLDKPLEAAIIVMVILTTFLAPPLLQWALKGSGESKPEPLPATE
- a CDS encoding ATP-binding cassette domain-containing protein, which encodes MAQVVLENIYKSFPRRGGGGGGRPQTSVAGEADHRSGDAVLPSSGTNLNPLDRHDPKADASHAVSVLRRINLSVDDGEFMVLVGPSGCGKSTLLRLIAGLEDVTGGTIRVGDRAVNDLPPKERDIAMVFQSYALYPHLSVYDNLAFGLRRMPTRPDEVELVRDSKRKPSRPDWLEHLLVSATRPLPAGLRYWSDQEKDIAQRVRTVAQMLQIEPLLDRLPKQLSGGQKQRVALGRAMARNPAVFLMDEPLSNLDAKLRIETRAQIVNLQRKLGITTIYVTHDQTEAMTMGDRIAVMNAGQIQQVATPLELYNYPINQFVAEFIGTLPMNMMPVQIKAPLLVTHAQFRLTLPEVWAEALARYDGQTVTMGIRPEHLHLSLPAPKNLPVRVERVEALGSETYLAGRFADPDVAAVNAPTIQVRVPPDAPVGLGDVIWLAIAPDKIHLFDAKTGLAIAR